One part of the Arabidopsis thaliana chromosome 4, partial sequence genome encodes these proteins:
- a CDS encoding nucleolar-like protein (unknown protein; BEST Arabidopsis thaliana protein match is: unknown protein (TAIR:AT2G21560.1); Has 5536 Blast hits to 3562 proteins in 401 species: Archae - 12; Bacteria - 497; Metazoa - 1363; Fungi - 374; Plants - 149; Viruses - 22; Other Eukaryotes - 3119 (source: NCBI BLink).) yields the protein MDSFSTQKPKSRKMKKRLAKKSRVEIILDLFFRAIEIVVVLVTLAKLSYELVVTFEDSSVASVILANRSLAFVIGNAIVIALIAKSGILLNQEHDPKCKSNDLYEDFVLESSRRGGFSQDEMRSGEKQSEAENEAKQSITENKAKENEEKQSITESRVKKSVTEKKTKRIISEKKVKQSKPEKLTKQSTSVNREKQSEVEHKDITMTIEKQNLTEKRQIQSYQRSKSENLKVLEKSSCGRLKRSETDASAERFDSDDELRYKIESFIARQRRNQTDE from the coding sequence ATGGATTCGTTTAGTACTCAGAAACCTAAatcaagaaagatgaagaagaggctTGCGAAAAAGTCTCGAGTTGAGATAATCTTGGATCTGTTTTTCCGGGCGATCGAGATAGTTGTGGTTTTGGTTACATTAGCTAAGCTCTCTTATGAGCTCGTTGTCACGTTTGAGGATTCTAGTGTCGCATCGGTTATTCTCGCAAACCGTAGTCTTGCGTTTGTCATAGGAAACGCGATAGTCATCGCTCTGATCGCTAAATCCGGTATTCTCTTGAATCAAGAACATGATCCCAAGTGCAAAAGCAACGATCTTTACGAGGATTTTGTTCTGGAGAGCTCAAGGAGAGGTGGATTTTCACAAGATGAGATGAGAAGCggagaaaaacagagtgaagCAGAGAACGAGGCTAAACAGAGCATAACCGAgaacaaagcaaaagagaacgaagagaaacagagcatcACCGAGAGCAGAGTAAAAAAAAGCgtaacagagaagaagacgaaacgGATCATTTCtgagaagaaagtgaaacagAGCAAACCTGAGAAGTTGACAAAACAGAGCACTTCTGTGaacagagagaaacagagcGAAGTTGAGCATAAGGACATAACTATGACGATAGAGAAACAGAACTTGACAGAGAAGAGGCAAATTCAGAGTTACCAACGAAGCAAGTCGGAGAATCTGAAGGTTTTGGAGAAGAGTTCTTGTGGAAGATTGAAGAGATCAGAGACAGATGCATCTGCTGAGAGATTTGATTCCGATGATGAACTTCGATACAAGATCGAGTCTTTCATTGCAAGacagagaagaaatcaaactgATGAATAG